The Electrophorus electricus isolate fEleEle1 chromosome 19, fEleEle1.pri, whole genome shotgun sequence genome has a segment encoding these proteins:
- the LOC113577334 gene encoding ADAMTS-like protein 1 codes for MIKMCEDGALARSDPASERGSFIRAGLCGDFIYQSVCVRVHMRVCFSRFIRGSWGPCSRTCGAGTQRRTVRCQVLLSFSQAVADLPDDECEGPKPAESQPCYRAPCQGVRAEADNDRTQTTATGREELHDWEYKGFTECSETCDGACGTLRPCSRMKEAVVICLNKQTREAADERECVSARRPPQLIQACHTRPCPPRWVAAAWSFCSATCGVGLQTRAVSCVPKGRAHGNRTESIKDEECEQPKPPSVQACNRFDCPPTWDVQEWTQCSQTCGGGSQKREVTCKQRMADGSVLELPETFCPSPGLPAEQACGQIDCPAHWIFANWTQCSATCGEGTQRLLVVCRRQEPSGQYRTVLPEACASIPKPSTARSCSTGPCEKTFKPAVAKPKPTILAQQKVYIQWRKGPKLHLVVGGYAYLLPWTSVVLRCPTRHFHKGHVRWLKDGKPLTLPPHVSISHMGYVKIQQVRASDVGMYTCIAEQTQESFVLKLIGNKQKVSVSETDLWVTDDVKSSPKTFQMSSTPEEKAKEVLSLNRYDTIVQHLLDLKDLLLLHFAEKNGSLQEEDTSLESQAPQVLVADMPKLDEITSNLSGSLQELQTHELLMQLLGDPSKNTGENNESTLEPHERPELSAQGYISQETDLLASHSTRQWRGHFRSPVITQKPSRSHTLTHKIVAHVGGVVVVPRQVTRLELKCQAQGNPQPTIIWTKEGMELTNHSRVGLMPDGSLHIEAPRETDSGFYTCRATNRVGSTSLSSRVQITENGCVTGSGESNSSFCSDNVQSFNSCHGHHCHQRWQVSSWSACSVSCGGGLQSRSVTCLGLAGGVRTCTAAGRRPAENRLCNSQPCFGWTTVSWGPCHGKCVGPRQALQHRHVFCQDKNNTRVANQLCSSQPRPSSYRNCTTQACALQWRVGPWTQCTATCGRHGFQSRHVTCVHHRSGKLARELQCAWRRRPASWQRCNILSCGKGTGECQDSTRYCEKVRQLQLCPLPQFKARCCRSCKGT; via the exons atgattaaaatgtgtgAGGACGGAGCTCTCGCCAGAAGCGACCCGGCTTCTGAAAGAGGCTCTTTTATTAGGGCCGGTTTGTGTGGTGATTTCATataccagagtgtgtgtgtgcgtgtacacatgcgtgtgtgtttttccaggTTCATCCGAGGTTCTTGGGGGCCCTGTAGCAGAACATGCGGCGCTGGCACCCAGAGGCGGACGGTGAGGTGCCAggtgctgctctccttctcCCAGGCCGTGGCCGACTTGCCCGATGATGAGTGCGAGGGGCCGAAGCCGGCGGAGAGCCAGCCCTGCTACCGCGCTCCCTGCCAAGGCGTGAGGGCCGAGGCAGACAACGACAGGACACAGACCACAGCCACCGGCAGAGAGGAGCTGCACGACTGGGAGTACAAGGGCTTCACAGAATGCTCAGAGACCTGTGACGGAG CTTGTGGCACTCTGAGACCCTGCTCAA GGATGAAGGAGGCAGTGGTGATCTGTCTGAACAAGCAAACCAGAGAGGCCGCAGACGAACGTGAATGTGTGAGCGCCCGACGACCTCCCCAGCTCATACAGGCCTGCCACACCAGGCCCTGTCCACCCCG GTGGGTGGCGGCGGCGTGGAGCTTTTGCTCAGCGACGTGTGGGGTCGGCCTCCAGACGCGCGCCGTAAGCTGCGTCCCGAAAGGAAGAGCGCACGGCAACCGCACCGAGAGCATCAAAGACGAGGAGTGCGAGCAGCCCAAGCCTCCCTCTGTCCAGGCCTGTAACCGCTTTGACTGCCCACCCACGTGGGATGTCCAGGAGTGGACTCAG TGCTCGCAAACTTGCGGAGGAGGGAGTCAGAAGAGGGAGGTGACCTGCAAGCAGCGAATGGCAGACGGAAGTGTGCTGGAGTTGCCTGAAACCTTCTGTCCATCTCCAGGCTTGCCCGCAGAGCAGGCCTGTGGCCAGATAGACTGCCCTGCCCACTGGATCTTCGCCAACTGGACTCAG TGCTCAGCAACCTGTGGAGAAGGGACCCAGAGGCTGTTAGTGGTGTGCAGGAGGCAGGAGCCAAGTGGGCAGTACCGGACTGTGCTCCCTGAGGCCTGCGCATCCATCCCAAAGCCCTCCACTGCTCGATCATGTTCCACCGGACCCTGCGAGA AGACTTTCAAGCCAGCAGTTGCCAAACCAAAACCTACCATCTTGGCTCAGCAGAAGGTCTATATTCAGTGGAGGAAAGGTCCAAAATTACACTTAGTGGTGGGTGGATATGCCTACTTACTCCCGTGGACATCTGTAGTGCTCCGCTGCCCGACCCGCCACTTTCATAAGGGCCACGTCCGCTGGCTAAAGGACGGAAAACCGTTGACACTCCCGCCTCATGTTTCTATATCTCACATGGGTTACGTCAAGATTCAGCAGGTCCGTGCCTCAGATGTGGGAATGTACACTTGTATCGCTGAGCAGACACAGGAGAGTTTTGTTCTGAAGCTTATTGGCAACAAGCAGAAGGTGTCGGTGTCAGAAACTGACCTGTGGGTCACAGACGACGTTAAAAGTTCCCCAAAGACCTTCCAGATGTCATCCACACCTGAGGAAAAAGCTAAAGAGGTGCTCTCTCTTAACCGCTATGACACCATCGTGCAGCACTTGCTTGACCTGAAGGATTTGCTCTTGCTGCATTTTGCTGAGAAAAATGGGTCCCTTCAGGAGGAGGACACAAGTTTGGAATCTCAGGCCCCACAGGTGCTGGTGGCAGATATGCCAAAGCTCGATGAGATCACCAGTAATTTGTCTGGCAGCCTCCAGGAGCTCCAGACGCATGAGCTTCTCATGCAACTCTTAGGGGATCCATCTAAGAATACTGGGGAGAACAATGAATCCACATTGGAACCCCATGAGAGACCAGAATTGTCAGCGCAGGGTTACATTTCTCAAGAGACTGATTTACTGGCATCCCATTCCACCAGACAATGGAGAGGGCATTTCCGAAGCCCAGTCATTACACAGAAACCTTCAAGAAGCCACACATTAACTCATAAAATAGTAGCCCATGTTGGTGGCGTTGTTGTGGTCCCAAGACAAGTCACTAGGCTGGAGCTTAAATGCCAAGCACAGGGCAACCCACAACCAACGATCATTTGGACGAAGGAGGGGATGGAGTTGACAAACCACAGCAG AGTAGGCCTGATGCCAGATGGCTCCCTGCATATTGAGGCCCCGAGGGAAACAGACTCTGGATTCTACACATGCAGAGCCACAAATCGTGTGGGCTCCACCTCGCTGTCATCTCGAGTGCAAATAACAG AAAATGGCTGTGTAACTGGTTCTGGCGAGAGTAACAGCTCTTTCTGCTCAGACAATGTGCAGTCATTCAACTCCTGCCATGGACATCACTGCCACCAAAG GTGGCAGGTATCTTCCTGGTCCGCCTGCTCTGTGAGTTGTGGTGGTGGGCTACAGAGTCGCAGTGTGACCTGTCTAGGGCTTGCAGGAGGAGTGAGGACCTGTACGGCAGCTGGTAGGAGACCTGCAGAAAACAGGTTGTGTAACTCCCAACCCTGCTTTGGATGGACAACAGTGTCATGGGGCCCT TGTCATGGGAAATGTGTCGGACCACGACAGGCTCTGCAGCATAGACATGTGTTCTGCCAAGACAAGAACAACACAAGAGTGGCCAATCAACTGTGCAGCAGTCAGCCCAG ACCCTCCTCCTACCGCAACTGCACTACACAGGCCTGTGCTCTGCAGTGGCGCGTTGGGCCATGGACTCAGTGCACAGCCACCTGTGGTCGTCATGGTTTCCAGTCGCGCCATGTTACATGTGTGCATCACCGCAGTGGGAAATTGGCCCGGGAGTTGCAGTGCGCCTGGAGGCGTCGGCCCGCTAGCTGGCAACGCTGCAACATCCTGTCCTGTGGGAAAGGTACAG GTGAGTGTCAGGACAGTACACGGTACTGTGAGAAGGTCCGCCAACTGCAGCTGTGCCCTCTACCCCAGTTTAAAGCACGCTGCTGTCGATCCTGCAAGGGCACCTGA
- the larp7 gene encoding la-related protein 7 isoform X2: MTFNRMKKLTTDVKLIARALKDSALVEVNLEETKVRRRHPYEGCTKNVDDCTVYVELLPKNVTHVWIKRVFNKCGNVVYISIPKFKTTGHTKGFAFVEFETQEEAQKAIEMLNNPPEDAPRKPGIFPKTFARKPIPFPVFQDGTQDEDEDGKKKKKKKKKPRGEPKGSSAEEMVTESAAEATGAATAEEEGRERAQQSEGGAADESSSKRAEKKRRRSCSAEGRAEGEQEEMPSKMRKLDEEGSDLNEMISENKESKEEDGKTDEKDDSLLKAKRKRKKKHKERLKIEEEVIPLRVISKKEWLELKQEYRDLQKICMSELKKNISGISQTHQAWEKSKPENEAVSPQFESGVIVKITHSQPLPSRKCVKDALSEVSTVKYVDILNGDAEGYVRFETPTDAKAVIAANSELQKKYDWNLEILTGDHEQRYWQKILVDRQAKLNRPRDKRRGTEKLISKADKIIIAQAKKAIKHIHFDD; the protein is encoded by the exons ATGACATTCAATCGAATGAAAAAGTTGACCACGGATGTCAAGTTGATAGCTCGAGCGCTCAAAGACTCTGCATTGGTAGAG GTTAATCTGGAAGAAACCAAAGTAAGGCGAAGACATCCATATGAGGGATGTACAAAAAACGTAGACGACTGCACAGTATACGTC gAACTTCTACCAAAAAATGTTACGCATGTTTGGATAAAACGAGTATTTAATAAATGTGGGAACGTGGTGTACATTAGCATCCCCAAGTTCAAGACTACAGGGCATACCAAGGGTTTTGCGTTTGTTGAGTTTGAGACACAAGAGGAAGCACAGAAAGCCATTGAG ATGTTGAACAACCCCCCTGAGGATGCTCCAAGGAAACCAGGCATCTTCCCAAAGACATTTGCGAGAAAGCCTATTCCTTTTCCAGTGTTCCAGGATGGCACACAAG atgaagatgaggatggcaagaagaagaagaaaaagaagaaaaagcctCGTGGTGAGCCGAAGGGGAGTTCCGCTGAAGAAATGGTGACGGAGAGCGCGGCCGAGGCGACAGGTGCCGCGACGGCCGAAGAGGAGGGTCGGGAGAGAGCCCAGCAGAGCGAGGGCGGCGCAGCCGATGAGAGTTCCAGCAAGAGGGCAGAGAAGAAACGGCGCCGGTCCTGCAGCGCAGAGGGGCGCGCAGAGGGCGAGCAGGAGGAGATGCCGTCAAAAATGAGGAAGCTGGACGAGGAAGGGAGTGACCTGAACG AGATGATATCCGAGAACAAAGAAAGCAAGGAGGAGGATGGAAAAACGGATGAGAAGGATGACTCCTTATTGAAGgccaagaggaagagaaagaagaagcaCAAGGAAAGGTTGAAAATTGAGGAAGAGGTCATTCCCCTCAGAGTCATTTCAAA GAAAGAGTGGCTGGAGCTGAAGCAGGAGTACCGGGATCTGCAGAAGATTTGTATGTCTGAATTGAAGAAGAACATATCCGGCATCAGTCAAACACATCAAGCCT GGGAAAAGAGTAAACCTGAAAATGAGGCTGTTAGCCCTCAGTTTGAGAGTGGAGTTATAGTCAAAATCACCCACAGTCAACCTCTGCCATCCAGGAAGTGTGTCAAG GACGCGCTTTCCGAGGTGTCCACTGTGAAGTACGTGGATATCCTCAACGGCGATGCAGAGGGCTATGTCCGTTTTGAGACCCCCACGGATGCGAAAGCAGTGATTGCTGCTAATTCCGAACTGCAGAAAAAATACGACTGGAACCTGGAGATCCTGACTG GTGATCACGAGCAAAGGTACTGGCAGAAGATACTGGTGGATCGACAGGCTAAGTTAAATCGGCCCAGGGACAAAAGGCGAGGCACAGAAAAG CTCATTTCTAAGGCTGATAAAATCATCATTGCTCAGGCCAAGAAGGCGATCAAGCACATCCATTTTGATGACTAG
- the LOC113577348 gene encoding NLR family CARD domain-containing protein 3-like: MAQTTTSKSCLQTLRNIRVFLVDKLEWHIDSVVDLLITKDVFSRDDREDVLFEKGPRGKVRKVLDILDCKGEEAAKVFVSACSYLWEPSLKTLQQPWEQTTDYQKIIAKHKAALKRRSESMLYYNTRHGEKIPFSEHYVNLLIVKGHHSLEIKRHEVLTFGQQRISLQQKASEKFIKPAQLFSNETGMQPNKKILVTGVAGIGKTVLVQKILCDFSNDKEYTSFDFIIHLTFRDLNLIRRPISFRELILRKNGHLAKHLDTITENDVKLLIILDGFDEFKHYRACDADVFLTEIDEEGEVPEVLSSLILGELLPRASVLVTSRPMAVGYIPVGAIDCFVVITGFSTTEIHDFFQRFFQDQDVASRMFDTVAANELMLTLCYIPAFCHIVCRILKDSDCLSTASPRTMTDIYVQYLLALVKSHMKNRVETLNVNSRIQDQEHLQKILIKLGRLAYQKLMKQETLFYSNDDEIMNCAMVSTFLDKTSIQEPGCTEDIYSFTHLTIQEFFAALYSAMADVPLSETLGSSIESTTGNLDLFARFLSGLLSKRNQELLNRNIGFEMHEDKMQSFRIRLVSDTQTLCENGAYILTHLHCILEQQDVLLIQELQPQSLRINLSDVSLSLMDHNAVKYFLSEIQMTIFELDLTGTNTSAKALKDLEPYLLRCENLWLGENSLDMEAVKVVAGVLEASDTLKQIGLGWTDIGDEELSVLTKAIKVKKKLSEIWMEGNRIGFAGLTSLSDLTPCPLTRVVAIWNNVTDDEAERLNSLYPGQCFVVSFTDDSMWEGWAQWVLQRCEVSSSEKLVTFLQKVCDISLCSLESSWARTFFGTLTQLIRTRIEQCLEEDVRRKLVKFEAILNL; this comes from the exons ATGGCACAAACTACAACTTCTAAATCGTGCCTGCAGACCCTGAGGAATATTCGTGTTTTTCTTGTTGACAAACTTGAGTGGCACATTGATTCAGTTGTGGACCTACTGATCACAAAAGACGTTTTCAGTAGAGATGACAGAGAAGACGTGCTATTTGAGAAGGGGCCACGTGGGAAGGTCCGCAAGGTACTGGATATACTGGATTGTAAGGGTGAAGAAGCGGCTAAAGTCTTTGTTTCTGCCTGTAGCTATCTTTGGGAGCCCAGCCTTAAAACTCTTCAACAGCCATGGGAACAGACAACAG ACTACCAAAAGATCATTGCAAAACATAAAGCTGCCCTGAAACGCAGGAGTGAGAGCATGCTCTACTATAACACACGCCATGGAGAGAAAATTCCTTTTTCTGAACACTATGTTAACCTTCTGATAGTCAAAGGCCACCACAGCTTAGAGATCAAAAGGCATGAGGTTTTAACCTTTGGACAGCAGCGAATTTCTCTTCAGCAAAAAGCATCAGAAAAGTTTATCAAACCTGCACAACTGTTTTCCAATGAAACTGGCATGCAGCCAAACAAAAAGATCTTGGTAACTGGGGTGGCAGGTATTGGCAAAACTGTCCTTGTTCAGAAGATTCTTTGTGATTTTAGCAATGACAAGGAGTATACATCTTTTGACTTCATCATTCACCTGACTTTCAGGGACTTAAATCTCATCAGGAGGCCAATTAGTTTTCGGGAACTGATTCTCCGTAAGAATGGACATCTTGCTAAACATCTAGACACCATCACTGAAAATGACGTTAAGCTCTTGATCATTTTGGATGGCTTCGATGAGTTCAAACACTACAGAGCCTGCGATGCGGATGTCTTTTTGACTGAGATTGATGAGGAGGGTGAGGTGCCGGAGGTCTTGTCCAGCTTAATACTGGGAGAACTCCTACCCAGAGCCTCTGTGCTGGTGACTAGCAGGCCGATGGCTGTTGGCTACATTCCTGTTGGAGCCATTGACTGCTTTGTTGTCATCACTGGATTCTCCACTACTGAGATCCATGACTTCTTCCAGCGTTTCTTCCAAGACCAGGATGTAGCTTCTAGAATGTTTGACACTGTGGCAGCAAACGAACTGATGCTCACTCTTTGCTACATACCAGCCTTCTGCCATATTGTGTGTAGGATCCTGAAAGACAGTGATTGTCTCTCCACAGCCAGCCCTAGGACAATGACAGATATTTATGTGCAGTACCTCCTGGCATTGGTCAAGTCACACATGAAGAATCGAGTTGAAACATTAAATGTCAACAGCAGAATACAGGATCAAGAACACCTGCAAAAAATCCTAATAAAGCTGGGCAGATTAGCGTATCAGAAACTAATGAAACAAGAAACTCTATTTTATAGCAATGACGATGAAATAATGAACTGTGCCATGGTAAGCACCTTCCTGGACAAGACATCTATTCAGGAGCCCGGTTGTACCGAAGACATATACTCCTTCACACACCTCACCATTCAAGAGTTCTTTGCAGCACTTTATTCTGCCATGGCAGATGTACCCTTATCAGAGACACTGGGTTCTAGTATTGAAAGCACGACGGGGAATCTGGATTTGTTTGCAAGATTCCTGTCTGGTCTCCTGTCCAAGAGGAACCAGGAATTGCTTAACAGAAATATTGGGTTTGAGATGCATGAAGATAAAATGcagtccttcaggatcaggctTGTGTCCGATACACAGACCTTGTGTGAGAATGGAGCttacattttaacacatttgcacTGTATTTTGGAGCAACAAGATGTTCTACTGATCCAAGAGCTCCAGCCGCAAAGTCTCCGCATTAACCTCAGtgatgtttctctctcccttatGGACCACAATGCTGTAAAATACTTTCTGAGTGAAATTCAGATGACTATATTTGAACTGGACCTAACTGGAACAAACACCAGCGCCAAAGCTCTGAAAGATCTAGAGCCATACCTGCTTAGGTGTGAGAATTTATG GCTTGGAGAAAACAGTCTGGACATGGAAGCAGTTAAGGTTGTTGCTGGTGTGCTGGAAGCATCTGACACTTTAAAACAAATAGG GTTAGGATGGACAGACATTGGTGACGAGGAACTTTCGGTACTCACAAAAGCCATCAAGGTCAAAAAGAAGCTAAGTGAGATATG GATGGAAGGGAACAGAATCGGTTTTGCAGGCTTGACATCATTAAGTGACCTGACACCATGTCCTCTGACGAGAGTCGT tgCCATTTGGAACAATGTCACTGATGATGAAGCAGAGCGCCTCAACAGCCTCTACCCTGGCCAGTGCTTCGTTGTGTCCTTCACAGATGACAGTATGTGGGAGGGCTGGGCCCAGTGGGTCCTCCAGAGATGTGAGGTCAGTAGCAGCGAGAAGCTGGTGACCTTCCTGCAGAAGGTGTGCGacatctctctctgcagtctcGAGAGCTCCTGGGCGAGGACCTTCTTCGGGACCCTGACCCAGCTGATAAGGACTCGCATCGAGCAGTGCTTGGAGGAGGACGTGCGGCGCAAACTCGTGAAGTTTGAGGCGATCCTGAACTTGTAG
- the larp7 gene encoding la-related protein 7 isoform X1, with protein sequence MIDNENMSTGGDLSAKDPSEQKSENERKKRSRVKQLLAEVKKQVEFWFGDVNLQKDRFLKKVIAQSRDGYVDISLLMTFNRMKKLTTDVKLIARALKDSALVEVNLEETKVRRRHPYEGCTKNVDDCTVYVELLPKNVTHVWIKRVFNKCGNVVYISIPKFKTTGHTKGFAFVEFETQEEAQKAIEMLNNPPEDAPRKPGIFPKTFARKPIPFPVFQDGTQDEDEDGKKKKKKKKKPRGEPKGSSAEEMVTESAAEATGAATAEEEGRERAQQSEGGAADESSSKRAEKKRRRSCSAEGRAEGEQEEMPSKMRKLDEEGSDLNEMISENKESKEEDGKTDEKDDSLLKAKRKRKKKHKERLKIEEEVIPLRVISKKEWLELKQEYRDLQKICMSELKKNISGISQTHQAWEKSKPENEAVSPQFESGVIVKITHSQPLPSRKCVKDALSEVSTVKYVDILNGDAEGYVRFETPTDAKAVIAANSELQKKYDWNLEILTGDHEQRYWQKILVDRQAKLNRPRDKRRGTEKLISKADKIIIAQAKKAIKHIHFDD encoded by the exons ATGATTGACAACGAGAATATGTCGACGGGAGGTGACCTATCCGCCAAGGATCCCAGCGAGCAGAAGAGcgagaacgagagaaagaagAGGTCTAGAGTGAAACAGCTGTTGGCAGAAGTGAAGAAGCAAGTGGAGTTTTGGTTTGGGGACGTAAACCTCCAGAAGGACAGGTTTCTGAAGAAGGTCATTGCACAGTCAAGAGATGGTT ATGTTGATATTTCTCTTCTGATGACATTCAATCGAATGAAAAAGTTGACCACGGATGTCAAGTTGATAGCTCGAGCGCTCAAAGACTCTGCATTGGTAGAG GTTAATCTGGAAGAAACCAAAGTAAGGCGAAGACATCCATATGAGGGATGTACAAAAAACGTAGACGACTGCACAGTATACGTC gAACTTCTACCAAAAAATGTTACGCATGTTTGGATAAAACGAGTATTTAATAAATGTGGGAACGTGGTGTACATTAGCATCCCCAAGTTCAAGACTACAGGGCATACCAAGGGTTTTGCGTTTGTTGAGTTTGAGACACAAGAGGAAGCACAGAAAGCCATTGAG ATGTTGAACAACCCCCCTGAGGATGCTCCAAGGAAACCAGGCATCTTCCCAAAGACATTTGCGAGAAAGCCTATTCCTTTTCCAGTGTTCCAGGATGGCACACAAG atgaagatgaggatggcaagaagaagaagaaaaagaagaaaaagcctCGTGGTGAGCCGAAGGGGAGTTCCGCTGAAGAAATGGTGACGGAGAGCGCGGCCGAGGCGACAGGTGCCGCGACGGCCGAAGAGGAGGGTCGGGAGAGAGCCCAGCAGAGCGAGGGCGGCGCAGCCGATGAGAGTTCCAGCAAGAGGGCAGAGAAGAAACGGCGCCGGTCCTGCAGCGCAGAGGGGCGCGCAGAGGGCGAGCAGGAGGAGATGCCGTCAAAAATGAGGAAGCTGGACGAGGAAGGGAGTGACCTGAACG AGATGATATCCGAGAACAAAGAAAGCAAGGAGGAGGATGGAAAAACGGATGAGAAGGATGACTCCTTATTGAAGgccaagaggaagagaaagaagaagcaCAAGGAAAGGTTGAAAATTGAGGAAGAGGTCATTCCCCTCAGAGTCATTTCAAA GAAAGAGTGGCTGGAGCTGAAGCAGGAGTACCGGGATCTGCAGAAGATTTGTATGTCTGAATTGAAGAAGAACATATCCGGCATCAGTCAAACACATCAAGCCT GGGAAAAGAGTAAACCTGAAAATGAGGCTGTTAGCCCTCAGTTTGAGAGTGGAGTTATAGTCAAAATCACCCACAGTCAACCTCTGCCATCCAGGAAGTGTGTCAAG GACGCGCTTTCCGAGGTGTCCACTGTGAAGTACGTGGATATCCTCAACGGCGATGCAGAGGGCTATGTCCGTTTTGAGACCCCCACGGATGCGAAAGCAGTGATTGCTGCTAATTCCGAACTGCAGAAAAAATACGACTGGAACCTGGAGATCCTGACTG GTGATCACGAGCAAAGGTACTGGCAGAAGATACTGGTGGATCGACAGGCTAAGTTAAATCGGCCCAGGGACAAAAGGCGAGGCACAGAAAAG CTCATTTCTAAGGCTGATAAAATCATCATTGCTCAGGCCAAGAAGGCGATCAAGCACATCCATTTTGATGACTAG